From Penicillium psychrofluorescens genome assembly, chromosome: 1, one genomic window encodes:
- a CDS encoding uncharacterized protein (ID:PFLUO_000642-T1.cds;~source:funannotate), with protein MAPSIHDAPINHTQSTACKVGINGFGRIGRNVLRAALVRSDIQVVAINHTCNTVEDLIYLIRYDSSMGDLDEKSSIHALSDHLISIDGNQIALTSERDLKKLNWAALGVDYVLECTGKFTKRDLAMDHITHGQAKRVLISAPSSDSPSFVYGVNSDSYTPTEDCRVVSNASCTTNCVTPVLKVLHETFGITQGFLTTVHAATRSQQVLDGYSKKNKRLGRGVFNNIIPTSTGAAKAVAAVLPELKGKVTGVSIRVPTPNVSMIDLTICTAQPTSLSEILAAFRRAAKLDMAGVLKVTDEELVSSDYNGSSYSAIIDAPACAELNPQFFKIMAWYDNEWGYSNRLLDLTTLVHEREIS; from the exons ATGGCACCCTCAATTCACGACGCGCCCATCAACCACACACAGTCGACAGCCTGTAAAGTCGGCATCAATGGCTTCGGTCGGATAG GCCGCAATGTCCTCCGCGCAGCGCTAGTCCGGTCCGATATCCAAGTAGTCGCGATCAACCACACCTGCAACACAGTCGAAGACCTAATCTACCTGATCCGCTACGACTCTTCAATGGGCGATCTAGACGAAAAGTCTTCCATCCACGCTCTATCCGACCACCTCATCAGCATCGATGGCAACCAAATAGCCCTGACCTCAGAGCGCGatctgaagaagctcaaCTGGGCCGCGCTGGGAGTTGACTATGTCCTCGAATGCACGGGCAAGTTCACCAAGCGGGATTTGGCAATGGATCACATCACGCATGGTCAGGCGAAGCGCGTTCTCATCTCTGCGCCGAGCTCGGATTCGCCCTCTTTTGTCTATGGCGTGAATTCGGATTCGTATACTCCCACCGAGGACTGCCGCGTTGTGTCGAATGCCAGCTGCACGACGAACTGCGTTACTCCCGTCCTGAAAGTTCTTCATGAGACATTTGGGATCACACAGGGCTTTTTGACGACGGTTCATGCTGCCACACGGTCACAACAGGTGCTAGATGGGTATagcaagaagaacaagcgATTGG GCCGCGGAGTCTTTAATAACATCATCCCCACAAGCACAGGCGCTGCCAAAGCCGTCGCAGCCGTGCTGCCCGAATTGAAGGGGAAAGTGACCGGTGTGTCGATCCGGGTGCCCAC ACCCAATGTCTCCATGATCGATTTAACGATCTGCACCGCCCAACCCACATCTCTATCTGAGATCCTGGCTGCCTTCCGCCGAGCCGCGAAGCTGGACATGGCCGGCGTGCTTAAAGTCACTGACGAGGAGCTCGTCAGCAGCGATTACAACGGCAGCTCGTATAGTGCTATCATCGATGCGCCTGCTTGTGCCGAGCTTAACCCTCAG TTCTTCAAAATCATGGCCTGGTATGACAATGAATGGGGATACTCGAATCGTCTGCTGGATTTGACGACTCTGGTGCATGAGCGGGAGATTTCGTGA
- a CDS encoding uncharacterized protein (ID:PFLUO_000644-T1.cds;~source:funannotate) has product MTIPRQNISQVLSYILPYIESHTKSEPPPGETKRPFILALTGLQGSGKSTWTSALVQALNEKHKLRTINLSLDDLYLDHEDLVQLRNDNASNKLLKTRGQPGTHDTALAVSFFDSLTNTTEDTLIPVFDKSKFNGEGARAPRQTWTRIPAGEVMDVVVLEGWCVGFQSLEEQTIQKKWEDAQKNVTKSEYPIVTLGDHKLEHLVQANDSLRHYCDSFMGPRHLDFLVHLDTNDLTNVYQWRIQQEHALREIKNEGMTDEQVVDFVRGYMPAYELYLDHLRDGFFGLDPTVEKGQLRVVLDRERRVVDTVLYK; this is encoded by the coding sequence ATGACAATTCCCCGCCAGAATATCAGCCAGGTTCTCAGCTACATTCTGCCCTACATTGAAAGCCATACGAAATCAGAGCCACCACCTGGAGAAACCAAACGCCCGTTTATCCTTGCTCTTACCGGGCTCCAAGGTAGCGGGAAATCCACCTGGACCTCCGCGCTCGTGCAAGCGCTCAACGAGAAGCATAAACTCAGGACCATCAATCTATCTCTCGACGACCTCTATCTCGACCACGAGGATCTGGTTCAATTGCGCAACGACAATGCATCAAATAAACTGCTCAAGACGCGCGGCCAGCCCGGTACACACGACACGGCGCTCgctgtttcttttttcgaTAGCTTAACGAATACAACTGAGGATACCTTGATTCCGGTCTTTGATAAGAGCAAGTTTAACGGCGAAGGTGCGAGAGCGCCTCGACAGACATGGACTCGTATTCCTGCTGGAGAGGTGATGGATGTTGTCGTGCTCGAGGGCTGGTGTGTTGGTTTCCAATCCTTGGAAGAGCAGACAATACAGAAAAAGTGGGAAGACGCGCAGAAGAACGTCACGAAATCAGAGTATCCGATTGTCACGCTGGGTGACCATAAACTGGAACATCTCGTTCAGGCCAACGACAGCCTGCGGCACTACTGTGACTCGTTCATGGGGCCTCGGCATTTGGATTTCCTGGTTCATTTGGACACCAACGATCTGACCAATGTTTACCAGTGGAGGATTCAGCAGGAACATGCTCTTCGTGAGATCAAGAATGAGGGTATGACAGATGAGCAGGTGGTGGATTTTGTGCGTGGGTATATGCCTGCGTATGAGCTGTATCTCGACCACTTACGGGATGGGTTCTTTGGCTTGGATCCGACGGTTGAAAAAGGGCAGTTGCGCGTTGTTCTTGACCGGGAACGAAGGGTTGTTGACACAGTTTTGTACAAATGA
- a CDS encoding uncharacterized protein (ID:PFLUO_000643-T1.cds;~source:funannotate) — translation MPAWLGEEDAPKKLLECVENVCEQGILTCGLGGNATTAKVTDAVVVENKKFALSK, via the coding sequence ATGCCTGCTTGGcttggcgaggaagatgcgCCCAAGAAATTGCTGGAATGTGTCGAGAATGTGTGCGAGCAGGGAATCTTGACCTGTGGCTTGGGTGGAAACGCCACTACTGCGAAAGTCACTGATGCAGTAGTGGTGGAGAATAAGAAGTTCGCGTTGAGCAAGTAG